From Choloepus didactylus isolate mChoDid1 chromosome 19, mChoDid1.pri, whole genome shotgun sequence:
AATTTGGCTAATTACATTCTCATGTTATCTCTTAACAAGTTCCTCTCCCATATTTCCTGTAATCTGATAGATAAGAGACTTGCTTCAATTGAATTCTGTTTTTCAAACAAGACTACTTCATGGATGGCACCATGACGTATATCCTAGTGAATCATACTGTTTCACGTATAATGTCCGGTGGTTACCTTTTTGGTGTTGCTAAGATGATATTGGGTTATTAGGCTGATCTCTCCATTATAAAGTTCCCATCAATCTTTTAGTTCTTGAGTTGTTAGCAtctattcatttaaatatttttcacagaTTTTATTGAATCTAAAGTAACCATTGAAATAATATGTAAGTAATTTGGCTATTCCTGGCATGAGATGAACCAGagtttttttcctcctcatgCCATACAAGAAGGTGATTGTAGCTTTGTCATTGTAAGGAGAAAGCTGGCCAACATTGCCTTTACTTTATTTAGGCCCAGTTGCCATGGTCACAGCCCTTTAACTAAATTGGGAGCAGCAGCCAAAATAACACTTCACCTAACATCTCTCATTCTTTTCACTTCTTCACACATTTTCAAATCACCTTTTGGTCTGTACCACCATACTATGTCATGTTCTTCTTTAGATAGTACTTTAGGTGGAGAGTACTtagattatttttgtttgtgctaAATACTGTCCAAGTAGTGATCATAGCATATTCCTGAAAATTACTAATAATTGGCTGAAACTTCACCTTCAGGGGACCAGTTCTCAACAGACAAAGTCCATGACCTGAAATTGTTTAGTCTTTTCACACATTAATGCAGTGTTAGGATTTTATGCCTCAAGGCACAATATTTACTACCTTGTTAAGGAAACTAGTTTATAATGTAGAGATAAAATTAGCTTGTCTCTTGTAGAAGCCAGTAATATTCTAATAACTGTACTTTATATAAGCTTTCTTGCCATGTTGTGCGTTCCAAAATCATTGAAATACAAGCACATTTTCTTATGAGGATTCATTAAAGAATGAAGGTAAGTTAAGTCTAAGttgaattttatttctcatttcctgGAGACTGGTTAGCTATCTGGTGCCAATAGTAGTTCCTTTTTGTAAAAAAGGAGCAGAGCGTTAGAATAAATTGTTGAACTGAAATCTATAAAATGTTTGGGGATTACgtctctaaaatattttatttttatttcttatagaaAGAAGAGCTTTGAATCTGATCTTGATattaaaagaagagatgaaaatcagTTGGATTAAAAAGAACTGGCTTCTTGTAGCTGGGGTATCTTTCATAGGTATCCATGTTGGGACATACATTATACAGAGGACTGCAAAAGAGTCTGTAAAATCCCAGTCTGGAGGCAAACCAAAGCAAATTGaagaatgaagtaaaataaatatttcgaATTACTAATATGTCATTAAATCATTATATGCTGATTAGCTTCATAAACATGAGGTCTTTAATTTTATAACCCCAATACTACACATTCAGTCTCTTATTCTTGAAGAGTAATTTTTTTAATCGTTAAAACCCGTGACAATGTAATATATGGGAAGTAACGTTAACAAAATAAAAGCTGTCTTCACAAGTTACCGTCTGAAGTAAGATGTCACGTTTTGAAGCTAAAAAGCCCTCGGTGTGTAAAAGTGAACCACTGACAAGTGAGAGAGTAAGGGCCACACTTGCTCTCTTCAAAGGAATCGTAACGTCGTGCTATGGCCCTTCAGGGAGGCTGAAGCAGCTACACAATGGCATTGGAGGCTCTGTGTGCACAACCTCACAGTCATCAGCCCTGCTCGGTTGCCTTTCAGTCACCCATCCCATGTTAAAGATCCTGACAGCTTCCATCCAGAATCATGTGTCAAGCTTCAGTGATTGTGGCTTATTCACAGCCATTCTTTGCTGCAACCTGattgaaaatgttcagagaataGATTTGCCACTCACCACTGTCATTAGATTAAATAAGCACCTTTTGAGCCTCTGCACCAGTTATCTTAAGTCTGAGGTCTGTGGTTGTCATGTCCCTGTCGACTTTGGTAGTACACACATCCTCCTTTGTTTGGTGCACAGTATATTAACGAGTAAACCTGCCTGTATGCTCACCACAAAGGAAATAGATCACATCAGTACTTTGATTCTGAGAGCCTTTTTGCTTACAATTCCAGAAAAAGCTGAAGAGCACATCATTTTAGGAAAGAGTATAATTGTACCTTTAAAAGGTCAGAGAGTTATAGATTCCACTCTGTTACCTGGAATTCTCATTGAAATATCAGAAGTTCAGTTGATGAGGATGTTACCTATCAAAAAATCAAGTGCCCTCAAGGTGGCACTCTTCTGTGCATCTTTATCTGGAGACCTTTCTGACACTGGAGAAGGAACTGTGGTGGTCAGTTACGGAGTTTCTCTAGAAAATGCAGTCCTGGACCAGCTGCTTAACCTAGGAAGGCAGCTGATTAGTGACCACGTAGATCTTGTAATGTGCCAAAAAGTCATACACCCATCACTGAAACAGTTTCTCAGCACACATCATGTTATTGCCATAGACAGAGTAGGAGTGGCCCTGATGGAGCCCCTGAAGAAAATGACAGGTAAAGCCTCAGCTTGCATTCCTTGCAATTGATAAATCACACTTTTGAGAAGAAATATTCTTGGTGTGTTACTGCTAATGCCTTGAAAAATTTTAGAAGCCACCACCTTTACAACATGTGTTAAGTACCAGTTTTGGCAGCAAAGGTTGCTTCTGAACAAGATCCTCGTCATTCACGTATGAAAAATTGTCGAGTAATTGTGACCATTGTCTGTGTTTTCCAGCCCCAAAATGTACTAGAGTTTGTCAGAATCTAAAACTGCTAACCCCCAGCTGTTTTATGAATTATTGAGAAATCTTAACATCCTCATAAGATCTTTCATGCTTCACACAAATGCTTGTATTTGAATTTTATGAAACTCCTAAATATTCAGAAGATAACTTTGTATCTGGAATacccattttattttcaatttcatcatAAATCCAACTGCCTAAATAAGGGTTACTGATTAGATTTGatttcatgtgtgtgtatgtgttttatctgTAAATAACCCAAATATTTCCAGCTGGTCTTGAGAATAGGgaccatccttttatttttcagcATGTAGAATAGGGCCTAGCCCACAAGAGGTGTTCTATGATGTTCTATGATGTAGTTGGTACATAAATGTCTATTGAATTGGCTTTATTTAATAACAATTACAATGGAAAGGAAATCCACTATCTTTCACAAACTTGGCAAATTAAAAGCAAATAGAAAGTTGGTTTTGTTCAGCTGTTGGAGTTAGACAATGAGAAGCTGAAGAGTTCCTGATTTGAGCCACTTTTCAGTATCTCTGACTGCATTGACAACCTAGATGATCATTTAGTTCTTTATTGACAAATTTTTGTTACTAGACAAATATTAAATCATTGTTTATTTAAGTATTAAATTATAGTtcactatttttacttttataaatcgTCAAAAAGGAACAGTATTTATGCCAAGTGTTGAATACATAATCTCTCTTGGTTATTACCCTACTTTTATAAGATTGTTAAATGACCCTCAAAGTGGAAGTTGTTCAGAAGTGGAAATAATCCTTTGAAATTCAATGTTGTTACTGAGGATCAGACCCATAGCCTTAAATATTTACTGGTTTTTCATGAATCAGGCAATTTCATCTTGTGAATATTGGGTATTCTAAATTATTTAGTcagcttttaaaatatgaaacataCTTTCCCattgaaacaatattaaaaatagtGTGAGTTTTCAGACGAGTTCATAATTGTTATTTGACCCATATATAGCTGGAACATGGCATTAATAACCATAGCTTTAGTCCTGGATTTTGGGAGCAGAGACCCTTTGAGACAAGAGGAAAAAGGGAGATAAATCTCCTATACATAGCTCAGATAAACTTGTAGAAAAAGTGAAGTATGTTTTAGACCTAATCCATGTTCCCTAGTATATCTATGTTAACATTATCCCCTTTCTCCCCTTTCAAACAAAATTTGATGGTCTAGATTAAGTAGTGGGGTTTATTGTTTGTGGACAACCAGCATGTGTGAAGCCCGTCATGGTTTACAGAGCATTCTAAACATAATTGATTTGATTTACTTGTGAAGTaggcattatccccattttactctCATATGGAGAAGGAAGCccacagagaaaagaaatgtcaTGAGTGACTTGCTCATCATCCCATGACTGATAAGCCATAAAGCCAGGATCTTCTCACTCCACATCCCCTGTCATTTCCACCACATGAACTTATACAATGAGATTttggtgctttttatttcttaaattttagatCACCCTAAAATATTCATTGCTTCAGAAGTAAAGATGAAAGGTTGGATAGTCGAGTAAAATCATTCATGTTATTTTCTGGGTTCTTTATAAACTTTTTTAGAGCCTAAAGTGTTTTTGAACGTTATTGTTTTAACCccattattttgaaagaaaacatctttGAAACGATagtttaaaaggaaaggaaatgcccAAAGGGGTGAGTTGCTCAGAGTTACAGTTTTAATCTTTAGATTTTAAACCATCATTACTTGTTTCTTGTACAAGTTTGTTATAGGTTTCTTTTCTTACATAACTTCCACTACAGTTAGAGATTTTGGAAACATTCGAGTCATCCTAACTTctcatttattcatattttattgatttgtgaaattttactattttatctGTACATGAGGCAGGTAGGAGACAAAATACTTAATGTATCAAAGAATAACAAAGGAACCGAAGTGTGTCACAAACTTTATTTTGACCTAATTTAGGTAGCTATTTACTGACAAACAACTGCTAGGCAAAAAAATTCTATGTTCACTAAATAGAGCTCTAAAGGAATTCAGCTACACAGCTATTTGAATTGCTTACTTTATTTAAGCGATTTAagttattatgaaaatattaacaccttttttaaaaattagtcctTCACCTTATTCCAGATTAGTGGGGTTCTTAATCTGAGA
This genomic window contains:
- the MKKS gene encoding McKusick-Kaufman/Bardet-Biedl syndromes putative chaperonin; translated protein: MSRFEAKKPSVCKSEPLTSERVRATLALFKGIVTSCYGPSGRLKQLHNGIGGSVCTTSQSSALLGCLSVTHPMLKILTASIQNHVSSFSDCGLFTAILCCNLIENVQRIDLPLTTVIRLNKHLLSLCTSYLKSEVCGCHVPVDFGSTHILLCLVHSILTSKPACMLTTKEIDHISTLILRAFLLTIPEKAEEHIILGKSIIVPLKGQRVIDSTLLPGILIEISEVQLMRMLPIKKSSALKVALFCASLSGDLSDTGEGTVVVSYGVSLENAVLDQLLNLGRQLISDHVDLVMCQKVIHPSLKQFLSTHHVIAIDRVGVALMEPLKKMTGTQPIGSLSSVSPSSYGSVKDLCFAKFGSKQFFHLVPNEVTVCSLLLCNRNETAWDELKRTCQTALHVLQLTIKQPSVLLGGGCTETHLAAYIRHKILNQPESILKDGGCTQTELQLIAEAFCSALESLAGTLEHDGGEILIDMKYGHLWSVPSNSPSVGNWPDLLSRCGCGLYSNQEELSWSLLRSNRHHFAPQNCLPPEAADSVVNLTLDCFTAKLSGLQVAVETANLILDLAYVIEDKN